In Gammaproteobacteria bacterium, one genomic interval encodes:
- a CDS encoding MBL fold metallo-hydrolase, with protein MEKLAVRTAPWRCSKFPAMFALIQHPQHGNILFDTGHSNRFYELTNKFPMCIYRWLIHVEHDKKSDAAYQIKEFGVMPEEINYIIISHFHADHIGSLHDFPNARFIYLQESYDAVKNLNRFSALKAGFLSGLVPDSFVQRSYLLNSKPSISLPEEYSPFKIGYQVFSDDNMVAVDLPGHAHGQIGLFLKITANERVFLIGDACWTSQSYSNLVLPHTISFLAMSGKKEYIKTLKNIHDLNKNAPHVKIIPSHCQQVWNEINKGHL; from the coding sequence TTGGAAAAGTTAGCTGTTAGAACAGCGCCATGGCGTTGTTCTAAATTTCCCGCTATGTTTGCGCTGATCCAACATCCACAGCACGGCAATATTTTATTCGATACAGGCCATTCAAATAGATTCTATGAATTAACAAATAAATTTCCAATGTGTATATATCGATGGTTAATTCACGTCGAGCATGATAAAAAATCTGATGCGGCATATCAGATAAAAGAATTTGGAGTCATGCCAGAAGAAATAAATTATATTATTATTTCCCATTTTCATGCAGATCATATCGGTTCTTTGCATGATTTTCCAAATGCCAGATTTATCTATCTACAAGAATCTTATGACGCTGTAAAAAACTTAAATCGTTTTTCCGCACTCAAAGCAGGTTTTTTATCTGGTCTTGTTCCAGACAGTTTTGTGCAACGCTCCTATTTGCTAAACAGTAAGCCCTCTATTTCGCTACCTGAAGAATATTCGCCTTTTAAAATAGGTTATCAAGTTTTTAGTGATGATAATATGGTCGCTGTTGATTTGCCCGGTCATGCGCACGGACAAATAGGACTATTTTTGAAAATAACAGCAAATGAAAGAGTTTTTCTGATTGGAGATGCTTGCTGGACGAGTCAGTCTTATTCGAATCTTGTGCTTCCACACACTATTTCTTTTTTAGCAATGTCAGGCAAAAAAGAATATATTAAGACTCTGAAAAATATTCATGACTTAAATAAAAACGCACCCCATGTAAAAATTATTCCTTCTCATTGTCAGCAAGTTTGGAATGAAATAAATAAAGGACATCTATAA
- a CDS encoding DUF1016 domain-containing protein, with translation MNKQLEKKNDSLQLDQNYKHFLTNIKNRLKIAQTRAAIAANSELIKFYWELGCELIDKQKAHNWGDRFLAQFSHDIRQTFPEMRGFSKRNLEHIRRFATLYPKIEFAKQAVSQLPWGHIVRLMQMVEPEKIREWYAVQVIKNGWSRSVLEMQIQSNLYQRQGIANNKISNFHDHLPPEQSNLANEILKDPYNFDFLTIQGKAHERSIEDALITHVRDFLLELGQGFAFVGSQVPLTFDNQEFFIDLLFYHLNLRSFVVIELKAGKFKPEHTGQLGFYLAVVDDQMKKECDQPTIGILLCKSKHKVVAEYALRNIKAPIGVSEYTLSKALPKELKTRLPSIAEIEAELNEKIETEKL, from the coding sequence TCAAAAACCGCCTAAAAATTGCCCAAACTCGTGCTGCTATTGCGGCAAATAGTGAGCTAATTAAATTCTATTGGGAATTGGGCTGTGAATTAATAGACAAACAAAAAGCTCATAATTGGGGTGATCGATTTTTAGCACAATTCTCTCACGACATACGCCAAACTTTCCCCGAGATGCGAGGATTTTCTAAACGCAATCTTGAGCATATCCGCCGTTTTGCGACCCTATATCCTAAGATCGAATTTGCGAAACAAGCTGTTTCGCAATTACCATGGGGGCACATTGTCCGCTTGATGCAGATGGTAGAGCCTGAAAAGATCAGAGAGTGGTACGCCGTACAAGTCATTAAAAATGGCTGGTCTCGCTCAGTTTTAGAAATGCAGATTCAAAGCAACCTATATCAACGGCAAGGGATTGCTAATAACAAAATAAGTAATTTTCACGATCATTTACCACCCGAGCAATCTAATTTAGCTAATGAAATATTGAAAGACCCTTATAATTTCGATTTCTTAACTATCCAAGGCAAAGCTCATGAACGCTCAATTGAAGATGCACTCATTACGCATGTGAGAGATTTCCTACTTGAATTAGGACAAGGTTTTGCATTTGTTGGCTCTCAAGTACCCTTGACGTTTGATAATCAAGAATTTTTCATTGACTTACTTTTCTATCATCTAAACTTGCGCTCATTTGTCGTGATTGAACTCAAAGCTGGCAAGTTCAAACCAGAGCACACAGGACAGCTTGGTTTTTATCTTGCAGTAGTTGATGATCAAATGAAAAAAGAGTGTGATCAGCCAACAATCGGCATACTGTTATGCAAATCGAAGCATAAAGTTGTAGCTGAGTATGCTTTACGCAACATTAAAGCGCCCATTGGAGTTTCAGAATATACTTTATCGAAAGCATTACCCAAAGAACTTAAAACGAGATTGCCAAGCATTGCGGAAATTGAAGCTGAATTGAACGAGAAGATTGAAACAGAAAAATTATAA
- a CDS encoding NAD-dependent epimerase/dehydratase family protein translates to MKVLVTGATGFLGKALSFRLQKMGYEVTVLGRNLEICRQLEGSIFRVLKSDLTNNNQIINACENQNYVFHCGALSSPWGKYQDFYSANVIGTQNVVQGCMAHNINRLIHVSTPSIYFDFTDKCNISERDVLPLKSVNAYAKTKLLAENEIDLAYQQGLSVMTIRPRGLFGPGDTAILPRLIKAHASMSLPLFKKGKVLVDMTYVDNVVEALILCMNAPNEAIGKKFNITNDEPMYIIELLEKLFMRLGIKLKTKFVNYQIANLVAGMLEHFYQLFYSNKEPPFTRYTLGLLAKDQTLNITAAKNILGYKPQVSIEEGLDRYVASLTKVSRHHGD, encoded by the coding sequence ATGAAAGTGCTAGTAACAGGTGCAACAGGTTTTTTAGGCAAAGCGCTCAGTTTCCGTCTTCAAAAGATGGGGTATGAGGTTACTGTTTTAGGAAGAAATCTTGAAATATGTAGGCAACTCGAAGGAAGTATTTTCCGTGTGTTAAAAAGTGATCTGACAAATAATAATCAAATTATAAATGCCTGTGAAAATCAAAATTATGTTTTCCACTGTGGCGCATTATCTTCACCGTGGGGAAAATATCAGGATTTTTACTCAGCGAATGTAATAGGTACCCAAAATGTAGTGCAAGGGTGTATGGCGCATAACATTAATCGTTTAATTCATGTATCAACACCAAGTATTTATTTTGATTTTACGGATAAATGTAATATTTCTGAGAGAGATGTTTTACCGCTAAAATCAGTTAATGCTTATGCCAAAACAAAACTGCTAGCTGAAAATGAAATAGATTTGGCTTATCAACAAGGATTGTCTGTTATGACTATTCGGCCAAGAGGATTATTTGGACCAGGTGATACGGCTATTCTACCTAGATTAATTAAAGCGCATGCGTCCATGTCTTTACCTTTATTTAAAAAGGGTAAGGTGCTTGTTGATATGACTTATGTTGATAATGTAGTGGAAGCGTTAATTTTATGTATGAATGCACCAAATGAAGCTATTGGTAAGAAATTTAATATTACCAATGATGAGCCGATGTATATTATTGAATTGCTCGAAAAGTTGTTCATGAGGCTTGGTATTAAATTAAAAACCAAATTTGTAAATTATCAGATAGCGAATCTTGTTGCAGGTATGCTCGAACATTTTTACCAATTATTTTATTCAAACAAAGAGCCGCCATTTACTCGATACACATTAGGATTATTAGCAAAAGATCAAACTTTAAATATAACGGCAGCAAAAAATATATTGGGTTATAAACCACAAGTTAGTATTGAAGAAGGGTTAGATCGATATGTGGCTTCATTAACGAAAGTGAGTAGGCACCATGGCGATTAA
- a CDS encoding adenylate cyclase: MRILLEIIKWYLLTRYKNYYFNSREKLINWQNKKAQAIARFAIKNSTFYKEFYAGFSLTDWKKLPLLDKNILMQNFSALNTAGIDFNIADEIAIKAEKSRNFSPTLGKYTVGLSSGTSGNRGLFLVSENERLAWAGVILAKMLPQTLFSKQHIAFFLRANSNIYTTLNSRFIQFDFYDLLDSVELQITKLNQFQPSILVAPPSMLRILAVAQSTNKLAIKPIRIISVAEVLEPIDKVYIEKQFKQTVHQIYQATEGFLAVTCKQGTLHLNEDILLVEKEYIDAEKRKFIPVITDFYRTTQPIIRYRLNDVLTERKEACACGSLYTALEQVDGRCDDLFFMKTIKDGKLEPIFPDFIRRALVTSSPNILEYTVIQKNPSVLEINLRCNNSTSDKIKSEIKNNLTTLCQQLNVICPELHFGEFSLPEKGRKLRRIIRKFNIDEGSIYD, translated from the coding sequence ATGCGAATTTTATTAGAAATAATTAAATGGTATTTACTTACCCGCTACAAAAATTATTATTTTAATAGCAGGGAAAAACTTATCAATTGGCAAAACAAAAAAGCACAAGCAATAGCTCGTTTCGCAATAAAAAACTCAACTTTTTATAAAGAATTTTATGCAGGATTTTCTTTAACTGATTGGAAGAAATTACCTCTCTTAGATAAAAATATTTTGATGCAAAATTTTAGCGCTTTAAACACCGCAGGAATAGATTTTAATATTGCAGACGAAATTGCAATAAAAGCAGAAAAATCCAGAAACTTTAGTCCCACTCTTGGAAAATACACCGTTGGCCTTTCTTCTGGAACTTCAGGAAATAGAGGATTGTTCTTAGTGAGTGAAAACGAGCGATTAGCATGGGCAGGGGTAATTCTTGCTAAAATGTTACCTCAGACCTTGTTTTCAAAACAACATATTGCTTTTTTCTTAAGAGCCAATAGCAACATTTATACGACATTAAATAGCCGATTCATTCAATTTGATTTTTATGATTTGTTAGATAGTGTGGAATTACAAATAACGAAATTAAATCAATTTCAACCCAGCATCTTAGTTGCACCTCCTTCAATGTTAAGAATCTTAGCAGTTGCACAATCTACAAATAAATTAGCAATAAAGCCTATTCGGATTATTTCCGTCGCTGAAGTGTTAGAACCGATTGACAAGGTGTATATCGAAAAACAGTTTAAACAAACTGTACATCAAATTTATCAAGCAACCGAAGGCTTTTTAGCCGTTACTTGTAAGCAAGGCACCTTACATCTTAACGAAGATATCCTTCTTGTAGAAAAAGAATATATTGATGCAGAGAAAAGAAAATTTATCCCAGTCATTACTGACTTTTATCGCACCACACAACCCATCATTCGTTATCGACTCAATGATGTCCTTACTGAGCGTAAAGAAGCCTGTGCTTGTGGTTCACTTTATACAGCGCTAGAACAAGTTGATGGAAGGTGTGATGATCTTTTTTTTATGAAAACTATTAAGGACGGAAAATTAGAACCTATTTTTCCTGATTTTATTCGACGTGCATTGGTAACTAGCTCTCCTAATATCCTTGAATATACCGTTATTCAAAAAAACCCATCTGTATTAGAAATTAACTTACGCTGCAATAACAGCACATCGGATAAAATAAAATCCGAAATAAAAAATAATTTAACAACCCTTTGTCAGCAGCTAAATGTTATTTGTCCAGAGCTACATTTTGGAGAGTTTTCTTTACCTGAAAAAGGCAGGAAATTACGCCGAATAATAAGAAAATTCAATATCGATGAAGGCAGTATTTATGACTAG